The following are encoded in a window of Dictyostelium discoideum AX4 chromosome 6 chromosome, whole genome shotgun sequence genomic DNA:
- the med8 gene encoding hypothetical protein: protein MNGVDINSNLDSIKAKAEDIRNLLLTTSTGNWEDILGHFVVLSGEYGSLVREVNNIYDSVAVFPEQVTGDPNLIPNLLRTKLSPELETKNRDIINQYVSKNSTHYDPGNQEENIPPLKLHIKSFNDRIDKVDQEFENKIQQISKHKLTKPSASHDTAILKDILSITMLGSGIKINAQQQLAQQQQQQATINALQQQQRLLNAQQQQQQQQQPQALYKLPATNTANTSTNTPSSTIVINSPSPGGIHHNVPTPPTNLNAAGTRTSPPNVQQYVNSPPPQQQQQQQINTVIGTPNTIPTTPTATVSTAATYKPVASPQQQVTSKQVPIQSTNKPLPQQQPSIQIQPQQSIVQMVQNVLPNTTSPPVNNNNQSPINSGIGGGQFKPSAINIANANSGTSTIQQQIQLQQQQLQQQIQLQQQLAQQQQQNQQNQQNQQNQQNQQNQQIHQHIQHLTPQQQAQLQQQMLQQQQLQQQFQQQQLSQQLLQQQQLHQQQQPNQTIQNPFHNFQANNFRVQNPTNFNPPQNQ, encoded by the coding sequence atgaatgGAGTtgatataaattcaaatttagattcaattaaagCAAAAGCAGAAGATAttagaaatttattattaacaactTCAACTGGTAATTGGGAGGATATTTTAGGACATTTTGTAGTATTATCAGGTGAATATGGATCATTAGTCAGAGAGGTCAATAATATATACGATAGTGTTGCAGTATTTCCTGAACAAGTTACAGGTGATCCAAATTTAataccaaatttattaagAACAAAACTATCACCAGAATTGGAGACCAAGAATAGAGATATCATAAATCAATACGTTTCAAAGAATTCCACTCACTATGATCCTGGAAATCAAGAGGAGAATATACCACCATTGAAATTACATATAAAATCATTCAATGATAGAATAGATAAAGTGGATCAAGAATTTGAGaataaaattcaacaaatcaGTAAACATAAATTAACCAAACCATCAGCATCCCACGATACCGCAATCCTCAAAGACATCCTCTCCATCACAATGCTAGGATCAggtattaaaatcaatgctcaacaacaattagcacaacaacaacaacaacaagctacAATCAATgcattacaacaacaacaaagattattaaatgcacaacaacaacaacaacagcaacaacaaccacaagcATTATATAAATTACCTGCTACAAATACTGCAAATACTTCAACTAAtacaccatcatcaacaattGTAATTAATTCACCATCACCTGGTGGTATTCATCATAATgtaccaacaccaccaaccaATCTAAATGCTGCTGGTACTAGAACTTCACCACCAAATGTACAGCAATATGTAaattcaccaccaccacaacaacaacagcaacaacaaattaataCAGTCATTGGAACACCAAATACAATACCAACCACACCAACAGCAACAGTATCAACTGCTGCCACTTATAAACCAGTGGcatcaccacaacaacaagttACTTCTAAGCAAGTACCAATACAGTCAACAAATAAACCattaccacaacaacaaccttcaatacaaattcaaccacaacaatcTATTGTGCAAATGGTGCAGAATGTTTTACCAAATACAACTTCACCACCtgttaacaataataatcaatcacCAATTAATAGTGGTATTGGAGGAGGTCAATTTAAACCATCAGCTATTAATATTGCAAATGCAAATAGTGGTACATCaacaattcaacaacaaattcaattacaacaacaacaattacaacaacaaattcaattacaacaacaattagcacagcagcaacaacaaaatcaacaaaatcaacaaaatcaacaaaaccagcaaaaccaacaaaatcaacaaattcatcaacatattcaacatttaacaccacaacaacaagctcaattacaacaacaaatgttacaacaacaacaacttcaacaacaatttcaacaacaacaattatcacAACAActtttacaacaacaacaacttcatcaacaacaacaaccaaatcaaacaattcaaaatcCATTTCATAATTTTCAAGCAAATAATTTCAGAGTTCAAAATCCTACAAATTTTAATCCACcacaaaatcaataa
- a CDS encoding cyclin-like F-box containing protein has protein sequence MNNPFDSQGDQKITLQPMDDINFRSNSSSSFSENNIQNNNNNNNPLVNANNIRNNISINNLINHNEDRTDNNNNNNNNNNNNNNNNNNNNNNNNNNNNNNNNIINNDENNNNTTTTQTTTTTTTTTTNSATNNNVNKNNNGNRGTYFPINTRNILNRNKKNLNANGLIFGRQKILKANITPPPTNNTEDDIINTLQNGINTSNEPSSSSSSSSSSSSSSSSPSNISNEPQSSSSSTTTAVHVNNHHVQRFKKSKYHLSGLTKGFMRSGGNSYNGSFENNLGNITGITGGIIGSLPGRLSMKESKHRLNDFYGGSGSGSGSGSDSDSGTDRYSKFLNSFYEDFDEDNEDENDDLFNHVSSSSSHKKPNKNNNNNNKSKKNNITTPQSSASSSSSSSNSTNSNNNDNNNNNNNNNNNNNNNNNNNNNNNNNNNNNNNNNNNNNNNNNNNNNVVNRSKDINIYESYSNNNVVYNGGNSYNRFYYNNKNQEHNDINYKNCVNNNIGSVPREVWIHILSFLNERDLLNISMVDSFLNEISQDNTLWKPLYIKKWNVITLPHKKRISIDKSQNQIKNSISFNDFTNYYQDDKNELFNNNNNENDTTSTSTINNKATTTTTTTSTTTTTTTMDDINLNNNLNNFVHKIFKPKLNIYQINNESNESFMKNLPIWKSLYRERKLIVKDGGMEEFYHLLETLIAYPLEFNAKAVMTMYTIVFQLCIVNYRMMNYMIPPMDLYRMIVECCHNHLMKILNESVVFDDGPQLIQYYLHHWNNYIHSIKRVTIVFSYFHRDWVSKQSDDVLSRSSIIPYNIKGYSYWWSKMLSGDPPTVSSTLAALTSATIQQNNQNNQNNQNNNNNNNNNQNNNNNNNNNNNNNNNNNNNNNNQNNIPVPPPPPPTSNDPANIVHLTPMMARGWFSVLFSQLELDKNDNLNFFIQPPQSPKLKPQPLPFNIRSNTISSNNGSNVPTTVTTTATSTPIPIIIDIPMHEISPISSSSSSSSTPSTSSSSKSNNNYNYGYKKPNESQINRILKSLDKCCETGEFYLISGLLVSILQLQDFLLSIGIDEASTNYPYNQNHHNHGGGNGNGGGGGTNVNGSNNSGNQNSSQNSIYYPIYSILKSFNPNKQQCNRELIDKIQTYESMNGIEFSSNNSNVGGGGYQQAHQFVPEFNLRRSTMESSIRIFNYHNHNQQNNAFTQTNHYVSVPNLSPSNSTFNLKNECQFCNVFAVNPPTFGDEKLNRVVKKCFSLLLLIHKDKSNKILKQQF, from the coding sequence ATGAATAATCCATTCGATTCCCAAGGAGATCAAAAAATTACGTTACAACCAATGGAcgatattaattttagatcAAACAGTAGTTCAAGTTttagtgaaaataatattcagaataacaataacaacaacaacccgCTGGTTAATGcaaataatattagaaataatattagtataaataatttaattaatcataATGAAGATAGaacagataataataataataataataataataataataataataataataataataataataataataataataataataataataataataataataataatataattaacaatgatgaaaataataataacactaCAACCACACaaactactacaacaactacaacaacaacaactaattCAGCAACgaataataatgttaataaaaataataatggaaatagGGGAACTTATTTTCCAATTAATACAAGAAACattttaaatagaaataaaaagaatttaaatgcAAATGGATTAATTTTTGGTAggcaaaaaattttaaaagcaaatataacaccaccaccaactaataatactgaagatgatattattaatactttaCAAAATGGAATAAATACTAGTAAtgaaccatcatcatcatcatcttcatcatcttcttcatcttcttcttcttcctcacCATCTAATATTAGTAATGAACCAcaatcttcttcttcttcaacaacaacagcagtaCATGTCAACAATCATCATGTTCAACGTTTTAAAAAGTCAAAGTATCACTTGAGTGGTTTAACCAAAGGATTTATGAGAAGTGGTGGTAATTCATATAATGGTAgctttgaaaataatttaggtAATATTACTGGTATTACTGGCGGTATTATTGGTTCACTACCAGGTAGATTATCAATGAAAGAGAGTAAACATAGGCTAAATGATTTTTATGGTGgaagtggtagtggtagtggcagtggtagtgatagtgatagtGGTACTGATAGATATTCCAAATTTCTAAATAGTTTTTATGAAGATTttgatgaagataatgaagatgaaaacGATGACTTATTTAACCATGTTTCATCCTCATCATCTcataaaaaaccaaataaaaacaacaacaataataataaatcaaagaaaaataatataactaCGCCACAATCATCagcatcttcatcatcatcttcatcaaattcaacaaactcaaataataatgataacaacaacaacaacaacaacaacaacaacaacaacaacaacaacaacaacaacaacaacaataataataataataataataataataataataataataataataataataataataataataataataataatgtagtGAATAGatcaaaagatattaatatttatgaatcatattcaaataataatgtagtttataatggtggtaatagttataatagattttattataataataaaaatcaagaaCATAATGATATAAACTATAAGAATtgtgtaaataataatattggtagTGTTCCAAGGGAAGTTTGGATACATATTCTAAGCTTTTTAAATGAAagagatttattaaatatttcaatggTTGATTCATTCTTAAATGAAATTAGTCAAGATAATACATTATGGAAACCACTTTATATAAAGAAATGGAATGTAATAACTTTACCtcataaaaaaagaatttcaattgataaaagtcaaaatcaaattaaaaattcaatttcttttaatgattttacaaACTATTACCaagatgataaaaatgaattatttaataataataataatgaaaatgatacaaCAAGTACAagtacaataaataataaagcaacaactacaactactacaacatcaacaacaacaacaacaacaacaatggatgatattaatttaaataataatttaaataactttgtacataaaatatttaaaccaaaattaaatatttatcaaattaataatgaatctaATGAATCTTTTATGAAGAATTTACCAATTTGGAAATCATTATATAGAGAGAGGAAATTGATTGTAAAGGATGGTGGTATGGAAGAGTTTTATCATCTATTGGAGACACTGATTGCCTATCCATTGGAATTCAATGCTAAAGCTGTGATGACAATGTATACAATCGTATTCCAATTATGTATTGTCAATTATCGTATGATGAATTATATGATACCACCAATGGATTTATATAGAATGATAGTTGAATGTTGTCATAATCATctaatgaaaattttgaatGAATCAGTTGTATTTGATGATGGTCcacaattaattcaatattatttacatcattggaataattatattcattCAATTAAACGTGTAACTATAGTTTTCAGTTATTTTCATCGTGATTGGGTTTCAAAACAATCTGATGATGTTTTATCAAGATCTTCAATCATACcttataatattaaaggtTATTCATATTGGTGGTCAAAAATGTTAAGTGGTGATCCTCCAACAGTATCATCAACACTAGCAGCACTAACATCAGCAACaattcaacaaaataatcaaaataatcaaaataatcaaaataataataataataataataataatcaaaataataataataataataataataataataataataataataataataataataataataataatcaaaataatataccagtaccacctccaccaccaccaacttcAAATGATCCAGCTAATATTGTACATTTAACACCAATGATGGCAAGAGGATGGTTTTCAGTTTTATTCTCACAATTGGAATtagataaaaatgataatttaaatttctttattcAACCACCTCAatcaccaaaattaaaaccacAACCATTGCCATTTAATATTCGTAGTAATAcaatatcatcaaataatggtAGTAATGTACCAACCACTGTTACTACAACTGCAACTTCAACTCCTATACCAATTATTATTGACATACCAATGCATGAAATTAGTCCAatttcttcctcttcttcttcttcttctactCCTTctacttcatcatcatcaaaaagtaataataattataattatggttataaaaaaccaaatgaaTCACAAATTAATAGAATTTTGAAATCTTTAGATAAATGTTGTGAAACTggtgaattttatttaattagtGGTTTATTAGTATCaattttacaattacaagattttttattatcaattggtatTGATGAAGCTTCAACAAATTATCCATATAATCAAAATCACCATAAtcatggtggtggtaatgggAATGGTGGAGGAGGAGGTACAAATGTTAATGGTTCcaataatagtggtaatcAAAATTCTTcacaaaattcaatttattatcCAATTTAtagtattttaaaatcatttaatccaaataaacaacaatGTAATAgggaattaattgataaaattcaaaCATATGAGAGTATGAATggtattgaattttcaagtaataattcaaatgttggtggtggtggataTCAACAAGCTCATCAATTTGTAccagaatttaatttaagaAGATCAACAATGGAATCTTCAATTCgtatatttaattatcataatcataatcaacAGAATAATGCATTCACTCAAACAAATCATTATGTATCTGTACCAAATTTATCACCAAGCAATAGTACctttaatttaaagaatgaatGTCAATTTTGTAATGTTTTCGCTGTTAATCCACCAACTTTTGGTGATGAAAAATTGAATAGAGTTGTAAAGAAATGTTTTTCacttttacttttaattcataaagataaatcaaataaaattttaaaacaacaattttaa